One genomic segment of Mus pahari chromosome 4, PAHARI_EIJ_v1.1, whole genome shotgun sequence includes these proteins:
- the Mcl1 gene encoding induced myeloid leukemia cell differentiation protein Mcl-1 isoform X1 translates to MFGLRRNAVIGLNLYCGGASLGAGGGSPAGARLVAEEAKARREGGGEAALLPGARVVARPPPVGAEDPDVTASAERRLHKSPGLLAVPPEEMASTAAAAAIVSPEEELDGCEPEAIGKRPAALPLLELVSEAAKSSGADGSLPSTPPPPEEEEDDLYRQSLEIISRYLREQATGSKDSKPLGEAGAAGRRALETLRRVGDGVLRNHETAFQGMLRKLDIKSEDDVKSYSRVMIHVFKDGVTNWGRIVTLISFGAFVAKHLKSINRESCIEPLAESITDVLVRTKRDWLVKQRGWDGFVEFFHVQDLEGGIRNVLLAFAGVAGVGAGLAYLIR, encoded by the exons ATGTTTGGCCTGCGGAGAAACGCGGTCATCGGCCTGAACCTGTACTGCGGCGGCGCCAGCCTCGGCGCGGGCGGCGGTTCCCCGGCAGGGGCGCGTCTGGTGGCCGAGGAGGCCAAGGCGCGGCgcgaggggggaggggaggccgcCCTGCTGCCCGGCGCGCGGGTGGTCGCCCGGCCGCCGCCCGTGGGCGCCGAGGACCCCGACGTCACCGCGTCGGCCGAAAGGCGGCTGCACAAGTCGCCCGGCCTCCTCGCCGTGCCGCCCGAAGAGATGGCCTCcacggccgccgccgccgccatcgTGTCTCCCGAGGAGGAGCTGGACGGCTGCGAGCCGGAGGCGATCGGCAAGCGCCCGGCCGCGCTGCCCCTCCTGGAGCTCGTGAGCGAGGCGGCCAAGAGCTCCGGGGCCGACGGCTCGCTGCCCTCCACGCCGCCGCCGcccgaggaggaagaggacgacCTGTACCGCCAGTCGCTGGAGATCATCTCGCGCTACTTGCGGGAGCAGGCGACCGGCTCCAAGGACTCGAAGCCTCTGGGCGAGGCTGGCGCGGCGGGCCGGAGGGCGCTGGAGACCCTGCGGCGCGTGGGCGACGGCGTGCTGCGCAACCACGAGACGGCCTTCCAGG GCATGCTCCGGAAGCTGGACATTAAAAGTGAAGACGATGTGAAATCTTATTCTCGAGTAATGATCCATGTTTTCAAAGATGGCGTAACAAACTGGGGCAGGATTGTGACTCTTATTTCTTTCGGTGCCTTTGTGGCCAAACACTTAAAGAGCATAAACCGAGAAAGCTGCATCGAACCATTAGCAGAAAGTATCACAGATGTTCTTGTAAGGACGAAACGGGACTGGCTTGTCAAACAAAGAGGCTGG gaTGGGTTTGTGGAGTTCTTCCACGTACAGGACCTAGAAGGCGGCATCAGAAATGTGCTGCTGGCTTTTGCGGGTGTTGCTGGAGTAGGGGCTGGTCTGGCATATCTAATAAGATAG
- the Mcl1 gene encoding induced myeloid leukemia cell differentiation protein Mcl-1 isoform X2, with translation MFGLRRNAVIGLNLYCGGASLGAGGGSPAGARLVAEEAKARREGGGEAALLPGARVVARPPPVGAEDPDVTASAERRLHKSPGLLAVPPEEMASTAAAAAIVSPEEELDGCEPEAIGKRPAALPLLELVSEAAKSSGADGSLPSTPPPPEEEEDDLYRQSLEIISRYLREQATGSKDSKPLGEAGAAGRRALETLRRVGDGVLRNHETAFQGWVCGVLPRTGPRRRHQKCAAGFCGCCWSRGWSGISNKIAL, from the exons ATGTTTGGCCTGCGGAGAAACGCGGTCATCGGCCTGAACCTGTACTGCGGCGGCGCCAGCCTCGGCGCGGGCGGCGGTTCCCCGGCAGGGGCGCGTCTGGTGGCCGAGGAGGCCAAGGCGCGGCgcgaggggggaggggaggccgcCCTGCTGCCCGGCGCGCGGGTGGTCGCCCGGCCGCCGCCCGTGGGCGCCGAGGACCCCGACGTCACCGCGTCGGCCGAAAGGCGGCTGCACAAGTCGCCCGGCCTCCTCGCCGTGCCGCCCGAAGAGATGGCCTCcacggccgccgccgccgccatcgTGTCTCCCGAGGAGGAGCTGGACGGCTGCGAGCCGGAGGCGATCGGCAAGCGCCCGGCCGCGCTGCCCCTCCTGGAGCTCGTGAGCGAGGCGGCCAAGAGCTCCGGGGCCGACGGCTCGCTGCCCTCCACGCCGCCGCCGcccgaggaggaagaggacgacCTGTACCGCCAGTCGCTGGAGATCATCTCGCGCTACTTGCGGGAGCAGGCGACCGGCTCCAAGGACTCGAAGCCTCTGGGCGAGGCTGGCGCGGCGGGCCGGAGGGCGCTGGAGACCCTGCGGCGCGTGGGCGACGGCGTGCTGCGCAACCACGAGACGGCCTTCCAGG gaTGGGTTTGTGGAGTTCTTCCACGTACAGGACCTAGAAGGCGGCATCAGAAATGTGCTGCTGGCTTTTGCGGGTGTTGCTGGAGTAGGGGCTGGTCTGGCATATCTAATAAGATAGCCTTGTGA